The DNA region CAAATCCTAACGGAAGTAATATCAATGCAATTCCCACCGAAGTCCCTTTTTTAAATATTTCACCTGATTCGCGTTCGGGAGCTATGGGGGATGCAGGCGTGGCTTTGTCGCCCGATGTAAATGCGAATTTTTGGAATCCGTCAAAGCTTGCATTTTTAGAAAGTAATGATGCGTTATCTGTATCATATAGCCCCTGGTTAAGGCACCTTGTTCCTGATATCAGCTTATCATACCTGAGCTATGCCCATAAAATTGATGACCGGAATACAATAGGCGCTTCGCTCAGGTATTTTAATTATGGTTCCATTCAGCTTACCGACGATAACACAAATGATCAGGGTACTTACACACCAAACGAGTATTCGTTAGATGTTTCATTTGCCCGTAAGTTTGGCGATAATTTTTCCCTGGGCCTCACTGCCCGGTATATTCATTCCAATATATCAAGTATCTCGTTTGCTACCGGCTCAAGCCAGGCGGCAAAAGCCGGCAATGCCTTTGCTGCAGATGTTTCGCTATACTACACGGCACCTTATGGCGATGGCAACCTTTTTGCTTTTGGTACACATATATCAAATATTGGTACTAAAATTAGCTACAGCGATGTGGGTAATAAGTATTTTTTGCCGGCCAACCTGAAATTAGGGGTGGCTAACACCTGGCAGTTAGATGATGTTAATGAGTTTACAGCAACCTTTGATATCAATAAGCTGCTGGTACCAACCCCGCCCCTGCGCGATCAGGATGGCAAGATCATCAAAGGCAAGGATGATAATGTATCGGTGCCGGCGGGTCTTTTTCAGTCGTTTGGCGATGCACCGGGTGGTTTTAGTGAAGAGTTGAAAGAGATCAGCTTTTCGCCGGGGGTTGAATATTGGTACAACAAACAGTTTGCAGTACGGGCAGGCTATTTTTATGAAAACCCCAACAAAGGCGACAGGCATTATGTTACCATGGGTATTGGTTTTAAGTACAGTGTTTTTGATTTTGATTTTTCGTACCTGGCAGCCAGCCAGCAAAATAGTGCCCTTGCCAATACTTTGCGCTTCACCTTGTCGGCAAATTTTGGCGGTACAACAAATGCTTCTAAAAGATAATGGGTAAAATTAAGGTAGGTTTTGGGTTTGATGTACACCAGTTAAAAGAAGATCACCCGTTTGTTTTAGGCGGAGTTAAACTTGAGCACCATGCCGGCGCTTACGGACACTCAGACGCCGATGTATTGTTACACGCCATTTGCGATGCCCTGCTGGGCGCCGCAAACCTGCGCGATATAGGGTTTCATTTTTCGAATAAAGACGACCGCTGGAAAGGCATCAGCAGCCTGGTCCTTTTGCAGCATGTAGTTGCCCTGATCAAAGAAAAGGGTTTCAGCATCGGCAATATTGATGCTATGGTATGCCTTGAAGCGCCAAAGATCAATCCGCATATCCCGGAAATGAAAACCTATATAGCCGAAGCGGCCGCTATTAATGAGGAGGATATTTCCATTAAAGCTACTACCAACGAGCAAATGGGTTTTATAGGCCGTGAAGAAGGTGTTGTGGCTTATGCGGTTTGTTTGATTGAAAGGGAGTAAGGCTGTAAGCTGTAATTGCAAACTACAGGCATAGTCGTCCGAAGTCTCCGACTTCGGGCAGCGCGGCAAAACTTAATCTATGATTTGCAAACTACAGGCCGTTTGTTTAACTATAGTGCTTATACAATAAATACACAATTGCCGCAACTATCGCCACGCCAATTACCATATATATCGGCTGTGCTTTTTTGCTGCCCGAACCATCAACTTTCACATTACCGGTACGCTTAAGCACTCCCCATCCGCTCAGTTCGCCTTTTAATGCTTTTCGCAGTGATTTAAACAGCACGTAATACATTAACTGCCGCCACATAAAACGCTGCGGAATGATATAGATGAGTTTCTTGTAGTCTTCCTTTTCCATCCGGAAAGCGATGATACCTACTATAAAATCAACCACCACAAATGCTACGTAATAAAGTAACATCTTTTCGGGTTTTTCGCCAAACAGGGCGAATAGCATCATCAAATCTGCTAAAGGAGAGAACAGCGGTAATATGATCTGGAAGATAAGGATGTTTGGCATCCCCACCATCCCAAAAAACTTATATTTCTTGTTAAACAGCGCGTCGCGGTTTTTCCAGAAACTTTGCATTACGCCAAAACTCCAGCGGAAACGCTGTTTAAGCAGCATATTTATTGTTTCGGGCGCTTCGGTATAAGCAATGGCTTCGGCACAATTACGCACCACGTAGCCTTGTTTAAGTATGCGCATGGTGAGGTCGCAATCTTCGGCAAGGGTATCATAGGTGAACCCGCCTGCGCGGAAAATAGCCGATTTACGGAATGCCCCAATTGCTCCCGGCACAACAGTAATACTGTTGATGAGGTCAAACGCCCGGCGGTCCATGTTTTGCGCAGTGATATACTCTATCGACTGCCAGCGCGTAATGATATTTGTTTCGTTACCAACTTTAACGGTTCCGGCTACGGCTCCAATTTCTTCATCTGTAAAATAGGTCATGAGCTGGTAAACAGCATCAGTTTTGAGCTGGGTATCGGCATCAATACAAACCACAAAATCATTTTGGGCGTGGGTGATACCAAAGTTTAAGGCTGATGCCTTGCCGCCATTTGGTTTGGTTAATATTTTGATAAGCGGATTGCCTTTATAAGCGGCTTCTACAACTGCAAATGTTTTATCTTTTGATCCGTCATCAACAAAAATGATCTCGAATGATGGATAATCGGTTTTAAGCAGGCTTTGTATAGTTGCTACAGCGTTAACTTCCTCATTATAAGCAGGAACTATGATGCTCACCGCAGGCATCACATCGGTATTGCGATCAAGCTTTTTGGATTTTTTATTCACGCTTTGCTGTCTTACAGCCAAAATGCCAATAAGCACAATGCGGCCAATAGCCAGGAATATGGCCGACAGGAATATATAGATCAGCGCCCAGTTTATATAGTAATAACCATGAATAAAAACATCATAAGCAGGGCCGAAAATGCCTGTGCTTGGATCCGGCTTAACAGGCGGCATCAGGTCGTCCTTGGTTTTACCCAGCACATCGGCAATAGTAGTAAACTGGTATCCGTGCGATTTAAAATAATGAATGATCGCGGGAAGGGCTTTAACGGTTTCTTCACGGGTATCACCTCCTGCGTCATGCAGTAATATCATCGATCCGTTATCTTTTTGCCTGATGGTGCGGGCGATGATACTATCGGCGGTTACGCCGGGCTGCCAATCCCAGGGGTCGATGGATTCACCGATGGTGATATAGCTTTGACGGCGGCTTTCGGCAACCGGAATAACCTCGGCAAGGGTTTGCGGCTCGGCATCGGCATTAAATGGCGGGCGGAACAGGATAGTGCTTCGGCCGGTTACCGATTCAATAAGCTTACGCGTGGAGTTAAGCTCCAGGATCACCCTTTTTAAGCTGATGGTTGAAATATCGGGGTGGAAAAACGTGTGATTACCTATTTCATAACCTTCTTCATATTCACGCCGGAGCAACTGTATGTTTTTTTCGGCCATAGAACCCACAACAAAGAATGCTGCCGGTACCTTTTCGGCTTTGAGAATATCTAAAATACGTGGGGTAAAATCGGGGTCGGGGCCATCATCAAAAGTTAAAACTACTTTCTTAGGGGCATAACCATATCTGCGGATCACATATTTAGTGGGAAGTTTTATATAATGCTGATCGAGGATAGTAAATGTAGATGTATCCATTTTTACATCAATTACCCCGGTAGTAGGAGTGGTAATGAGATCAAGCACCTCGCCATCACCATCGTAATCAACATT from Mucilaginibacter sp. SJ includes:
- the porV gene encoding type IX secretion system outer membrane channel protein PorV, with protein sequence MKFFTFRGLAIITPFLLPLATAAQTNPNGSNINAIPTEVPFLNISPDSRSGAMGDAGVALSPDVNANFWNPSKLAFLESNDALSVSYSPWLRHLVPDISLSYLSYAHKIDDRNTIGASLRYFNYGSIQLTDDNTNDQGTYTPNEYSLDVSFARKFGDNFSLGLTARYIHSNISSISFATGSSQAAKAGNAFAADVSLYYTAPYGDGNLFAFGTHISNIGTKISYSDVGNKYFLPANLKLGVANTWQLDDVNEFTATFDINKLLVPTPPLRDQDGKIIKGKDDNVSVPAGLFQSFGDAPGGFSEELKEISFSPGVEYWYNKQFAVRAGYFYENPNKGDRHYVTMGIGFKYSVFDFDFSYLAASQQNSALANTLRFTLSANFGGTTNASKR
- the ispF gene encoding 2-C-methyl-D-erythritol 2,4-cyclodiphosphate synthase, with protein sequence MGKIKVGFGFDVHQLKEDHPFVLGGVKLEHHAGAYGHSDADVLLHAICDALLGAANLRDIGFHFSNKDDRWKGISSLVLLQHVVALIKEKGFSIGNIDAMVCLEAPKINPHIPEMKTYIAEAAAINEEDISIKATTNEQMGFIGREEGVVAYAVCLIERE
- a CDS encoding glycosyltransferase yields the protein MSSSKQVFQADNPGRWNRFKWLSRVLLAALVIGIIAVIVTIRSTYYPELPNLNPAPKKMTKEELEQLKRSTKFKSFKIQKSEIEALERAKKLHQLKQPNNKDRINAAFYRAWEPQAYNSLVVNIGHLDMVVSEGLSIVPKTDTVVTKLDTGLMNLNKKYNKPIIVSLSNYVNYNNTHGGYDTKDVDRIVNNKTLRSNFINSIVNSLTKNKLKGINVDFDELRDRNSKNYIAFQNELYTTLHAKGFLVTQNVVPEDESFDITKLQHVNDFLFIMAIDEHYEATNAGDLSNQRWVEQILDDVCSKVPSEKIILTFAGGAYDWPEGSVGKTIGYQQAISTAEEQKSKITFDPNSANLHFTYMDKDSLDHTIYFTDAATNFNVIRMADDWATGGVALWRLGAEDPRLWTFFQKNLSIDSLKKTGVDMRKLTSVGLNNRVNVDYDGDGEVLDLITTPTTGVIDVKMDTSTFTILDQHYIKLPTKYVIRRYGYAPKKVVLTFDDGPDPDFTPRILDILKAEKVPAAFFVVGSMAEKNIQLLRREYEEGYEIGNHTFFHPDISTISLKRVILELNSTRKLIESVTGRSTILFRPPFNADAEPQTLAEVIPVAESRRQSYITIGESIDPWDWQPGVTADSIIARTIRQKDNGSMILLHDAGGDTREETVKALPAIIHYFKSHGYQFTTIADVLGKTKDDLMPPVKPDPSTGIFGPAYDVFIHGYYYINWALIYIFLSAIFLAIGRIVLIGILAVRQQSVNKKSKKLDRNTDVMPAVSIIVPAYNEEVNAVATIQSLLKTDYPSFEIIFVDDGSKDKTFAVVEAAYKGNPLIKILTKPNGGKASALNFGITHAQNDFVVCIDADTQLKTDAVYQLMTYFTDEEIGAVAGTVKVGNETNIITRWQSIEYITAQNMDRRAFDLINSITVVPGAIGAFRKSAIFRAGGFTYDTLAEDCDLTMRILKQGYVVRNCAEAIAYTEAPETINMLLKQRFRWSFGVMQSFWKNRDALFNKKYKFFGMVGMPNILIFQIILPLFSPLADLMMLFALFGEKPEKMLLYYVAFVVVDFIVGIIAFRMEKEDYKKLIYIIPQRFMWRQLMYYVLFKSLRKALKGELSGWGVLKRTGNVKVDGSGSKKAQPIYMVIGVAIVAAIVYLLYKHYS